The following proteins come from a genomic window of Rutidosis leptorrhynchoides isolate AG116_Rl617_1_P2 chromosome 10, CSIRO_AGI_Rlap_v1, whole genome shotgun sequence:
- the LOC139871089 gene encoding uncharacterized protein: MGGINSLAYSNTTWSKIVKTGFEIDGLGVDFSKSFTKLIGNGRGTIFWEDVWIKDNALKDTYKRLVRLEANVNVAVSDRFIWDGHRCSSNWVWSRAVTGRTKVGVLVWRARRGRLAVLFELDKRVVDLNSILCPLCDDAVETVSHALFACKLVREIWDKVLKWWGMDSTQHNIDNILCGSSYLPCSSVGEKIWQAMVWTSVYLIWKNRNQKVFKGLCWFSPVALNDIQVKSYEWIAKRNKTTSIEWLDWLQNPKLLVL, from the exons ATGGGTGGGATTAACTCTCTTGCGTACTCTAACACTACCTGGAGTAAAATTGTCAAAACAGGGTTCGAGATTGATGGCTTAGGTGTGGACTTCTCCAAATCGTTTACAAAGCTAATCGGTAATGGAAGAGGTACAATTTTTTGGGAGGATGTGTGGATCAAGGACAATGCTCTAAAAGATACGTACAAAAGATTGGTGCGGCTAGAGGCAAATGTGAATGTGGCAGTTTCGGATAGATTTATATGGGATGGTCATCGGTGCTCATCGAATTGGGTTTGGTCGCGGGCTGTCACAGGGAGGACGAAAG TGGGTGTTTTAGTATGGAGGGCAAGGAGGGGGAGACTTGCCGTCTTGTTTGAATTAGACAAACGAGTTGTTGATCTTAACTCCATCCTTTGCCCTTTGTGCGATGATGCGGTTGAAACGGTTAGCCATGCTTTGTTCGCGTGTAAGTTGGTTCGAGAAATTTGGGATAAAGTTCTTAAATGGTGGGGCATGGATTCGACACAACATAATATCGACAATATTCTATGTGGGAGCTCTTATTTGCCTTGTTCGAGCGTGGGTGAAAAGATTTGGCAAGCAATGGTGTGGACTAGCGTCTATCTCATTTGGAAAAATAGAAATCAAAAGGTCTTTAAAGGATTGTGTTGGTTTTCGCCGGTTGCTCTCAATGACATACAAGTGAAGAGTTATGAATGGATCGCGAAAAGAAATAAAACAACAAGTATCGAGTGGCTAGATTGGTTGCAAAATCCTAAACTCTTAGTTTTGTAA